The proteins below are encoded in one region of Xylanibacillus composti:
- a CDS encoding plantaricin C family lantibiotic — MMNQGLKNPYSRTHNAQLPIENPLVELKEDELLQVSGAAEERWLEVIISGVACAAASYFMGNPGHMCTLTVECQRSCN, encoded by the coding sequence ATGATGAATCAAGGTTTGAAAAACCCGTACTCCAGAACTCATAATGCCCAATTGCCGATCGAGAATCCTCTTGTTGAATTGAAGGAGGACGAGCTGCTGCAAGTGAGCGGCGCAGCGGAAGAGCGCTGGTTAGAAGTGATCATTTCGGGTGTCGCATGTGCTGCAGCCAGCTACTTCATGGGCAATCCGGGACATATGTGCACACTGACTGTTGAGTGCCAGCGTTCCTGCAACTAA
- a CDS encoding type 2 lanthipeptide synthetase LanM family protein encodes MSSSIVYNALHLQERKSFGPARAESDLTEVLPYWRQLLDCESEQSFEALLARHYQIDLPFLRRHFRENADGTGGGSKAENLQSDWVAYMKEVLIKRSEGLNPGSSTNVKERSPLLHDYEQVMEGTSLSDFPFYTIYEPLVQEFYTDLFVGEGAAPEMVVRRLAKHDLIQYYLDLLYAITHKTLMLEINCLRLEGKLEGESPEQRYEHYVSQFLRNRHYLSNLLEEYPVMFRLIAEKTGNLKRFIREILGHAHQDWHALQQRFSVREPDIVRLQLGKGDSHKKGRTVAILQFGCGTKLVYKPRSMGIDDTFQQFLQWMNERLDDGLPLCTAGVWNRQTYGWMEYISYAPCASDEERQRFYYRLGKLLAVLHTMNATDFHYENIIASTDQPVLVDLESLFQHTVSKDHDYTGSGAINRALTLIRDSVLSTGVVPTNIDREQSFDISGVGGIGEQQSPFQIQTVEGKHTDEIRLVKRLGKLESGHNNPLAGQQDNGASREIMHYMDFLLDGFQAGYRLFLIHKPEAVRQLEAFGNCEVRKILKSTMIYSKLLHLSYHPDFLRNQLDREMLLNRISLASDDLDRRIVLAEIADLLDGDIPYFSAIPSGTWMRDARNQSIDGFFYEDGLTRSLRKLDQLSAIDLEHQLNIIQATIAAVYAKEDIKLIRLDNWKATEAEQVNLLHKAEIIADTVIRAAIKHEGEQGLEYCWTSMVTKGGRKHVWQYSVTGPGIYDGNPGIALLFAQLWRLTGKERYREACLAAIRPIQLILEELVQPDNINLGAFLGIGGMAYGFAQLGAVLKDAEMKQCSDRLLREIPRLVHQDRLYDLIGGSAGALAVIASVLEQNPESAWLIEIGEKLVSHLIQHAVPMESGVAWTPANSPERPYIGFSHGNAGIIFALCRFMTWSRQQAAIKKTVQEALDYENRFYDPAVRNWFSVHLNKHSIAWCHGAPGILLSRMEAVRCGIAHEQLERDRQAALATTLDVSLGGNFSFCHGNFGNFDVLVLAAPYASMQEQAQIEAKKHAMLDELFRRSDVIHADINAIGVMNGLASIGYGLLRIHDPQDVPSLLTLELKGQEAMAGQANQRVG; translated from the coding sequence ATGTCCTCGTCCATTGTATACAACGCCCTGCATCTTCAGGAGCGCAAATCATTCGGTCCGGCGCGAGCCGAGTCGGATCTGACAGAGGTTCTCCCGTATTGGCGGCAGCTATTGGATTGTGAAAGCGAGCAATCGTTCGAAGCGCTTCTGGCACGTCACTACCAAATCGATCTTCCGTTTCTTCGCCGGCACTTTCGAGAGAATGCCGATGGAACCGGCGGCGGGAGCAAGGCGGAAAACCTGCAGTCGGACTGGGTTGCTTATATGAAGGAAGTACTCATAAAGCGGTCAGAAGGGCTGAATCCGGGTTCAAGCACAAATGTGAAAGAAAGAAGCCCTCTCCTTCATGACTATGAGCAGGTCATGGAGGGCACCAGCCTGTCGGACTTTCCGTTCTACACCATTTACGAACCGCTTGTACAGGAATTTTACACGGACCTGTTCGTCGGGGAGGGAGCTGCCCCTGAGATGGTCGTTCGCCGGCTGGCCAAGCATGACCTGATTCAATATTATTTGGATCTCCTGTACGCCATCACCCACAAGACGCTAATGCTGGAGATTAACTGCTTGCGCTTGGAAGGGAAGCTGGAAGGAGAGAGTCCTGAGCAGCGGTATGAACATTATGTCTCGCAGTTTCTAAGGAATCGGCATTACTTGAGCAATCTGCTGGAGGAATATCCGGTCATGTTCCGGCTGATTGCCGAAAAAACCGGAAACCTGAAGCGATTCATCCGCGAAATCTTGGGGCATGCGCACCAGGACTGGCATGCATTGCAGCAGCGGTTCAGCGTGAGGGAGCCGGACATTGTCCGACTTCAACTGGGGAAGGGCGATTCCCACAAGAAGGGGAGAACCGTCGCCATTCTTCAATTCGGCTGCGGCACAAAGCTGGTATATAAGCCCCGCAGCATGGGGATTGACGATACATTTCAACAGTTTTTGCAATGGATGAACGAGCGGTTGGATGACGGTTTGCCGCTTTGCACGGCCGGTGTATGGAATCGGCAGACATATGGCTGGATGGAATATATTTCGTATGCGCCATGCGCCTCTGATGAGGAGCGTCAGCGTTTTTATTACCGGTTGGGCAAACTTCTAGCCGTGCTTCATACGATGAACGCCACCGATTTTCATTATGAGAATATTATAGCCAGTACTGACCAGCCTGTATTGGTTGATCTGGAGTCGCTGTTTCAGCATACGGTTAGCAAGGATCACGATTATACAGGAAGCGGCGCGATTAACCGGGCGCTCACACTCATTCGGGATTCGGTCTTGTCGACCGGGGTTGTGCCGACAAACATTGATCGGGAGCAGAGCTTTGACATCAGCGGGGTCGGCGGCATCGGAGAACAGCAAAGCCCTTTTCAAATTCAAACGGTGGAAGGGAAGCATACGGACGAAATTCGTCTGGTCAAAAGATTGGGCAAGCTGGAATCAGGGCATAACAACCCATTGGCCGGGCAGCAGGATAATGGGGCAAGCCGCGAAATTATGCACTATATGGACTTTCTGCTGGACGGTTTTCAGGCCGGGTACCGGCTGTTTCTGATTCATAAGCCTGAAGCGGTCCGCCAGTTGGAAGCCTTCGGAAATTGTGAAGTGCGAAAAATCTTAAAAAGCACGATGATATACAGCAAGCTGCTGCATTTGAGCTATCATCCCGATTTTCTCCGAAACCAGCTGGATCGGGAGATGCTGCTAAATCGCATATCGCTTGCATCGGACGATTTGGACAGACGCATCGTATTGGCCGAGATCGCGGATTTGCTGGACGGGGATATTCCGTACTTTTCCGCAATCCCTTCCGGAACGTGGATGCGTGATGCCCGCAACCAATCGATTGACGGCTTTTTTTATGAAGATGGGCTAACGCGGAGTTTGCGCAAGCTCGATCAACTTTCGGCAATTGACCTGGAGCATCAGTTGAACATCATTCAAGCGACCATTGCCGCCGTGTATGCCAAAGAGGACATCAAATTGATCCGTCTGGACAATTGGAAAGCGACGGAGGCCGAACAAGTGAACTTGCTCCACAAAGCAGAGATCATCGCGGACACCGTCATTCGCGCCGCTATCAAGCATGAAGGGGAGCAGGGATTGGAATATTGCTGGACCAGCATGGTGACCAAAGGCGGGAGAAAGCATGTCTGGCAGTATTCGGTGACAGGTCCTGGCATCTACGACGGAAACCCGGGCATCGCGCTGCTGTTCGCCCAGCTTTGGCGATTGACAGGGAAGGAAAGATACCGCGAAGCTTGCTTGGCCGCTATCCGGCCCATTCAATTGATTCTGGAGGAACTGGTCCAGCCGGACAATATTAATCTCGGGGCCTTCTTGGGCATCGGAGGGATGGCATACGGCTTTGCCCAATTGGGCGCGGTATTGAAAGATGCGGAGATGAAGCAATGCAGCGACCGGCTGCTGAGGGAGATCCCGAGACTTGTCCATCAAGACCGCCTATATGACCTCATTGGGGGCAGCGCGGGGGCGCTGGCTGTCATTGCAAGCGTCCTGGAACAAAACCCCGAAAGCGCATGGTTGATTGAAATTGGCGAGAAGCTGGTTAGCCATTTGATCCAGCATGCCGTCCCCATGGAATCGGGCGTGGCGTGGACGCCGGCCAACTCGCCGGAGCGACCGTATATCGGGTTCTCCCACGGCAATGCAGGTATTATATTCGCGCTTTGTCGGTTCATGACATGGTCCAGGCAGCAAGCAGCGATCAAAAAGACCGTGCAGGAAGCCCTGGATTATGAGAACCGATTCTACGATCCAGCGGTGCGGAACTGGTTCAGCGTGCATCTGAACAAGCATTCCATTGCCTGGTGTCACGGGGCTCCCGGCATTTTGCTGTCCAGAATGGAGGCTGTCCGCTGCGGGATCGCCCACGAGCAGCTGGAGCGCGACCGTCAAGCTGCACTTGCCACGACACTGGACGTATCGCTGGGCGGCAACTTCTCCTTTTGCCACGGCAATTTCGGCAATTTCGATGTGTTGGTATTGGCGGCACCGTATGCCAGCATGCAGGAACAGGCGCAGATTGAAGCCAAGAAACATGCGATGCTGGATGAATTGTTCCGCCGTTCGGATGTCATTCATGCGGATATTAACGCAATCGGCGTCATGAACGGCTTGGCCAGTATTGGATACGGGCTGTTAAGAATACATGATCCGCAGGATGTTCCCTCTCTGCTGACGCTCGAATTGAAAGGACAGGAAGCGATGGCGGGACAAGCCAATCAAAGGGTCGGGTAA
- a CDS encoding helix-turn-helix transcriptional regulator yields the protein MEVAGSLTNNIYMLRAERRWSQKYLAEQIGVSRQTIISLEANRYNPSLILAFRIAEVFGVGIEDVFRYHPQQTKGDE from the coding sequence ATCGAAGTGGCAGGTTCATTGACTAACAACATCTACATGCTGCGTGCCGAAAGAAGGTGGTCGCAGAAATATCTGGCCGAACAAATCGGCGTCAGCAGACAAACGATCATCTCACTCGAAGCGAATCGCTACAATCCTTCCTTAATCCTGGCATTTCGCATTGCGGAAGTTTTCGGGGTGGGGATTGAGGATGTGTTCCGCTATCACCCTCAGCAGACGAAAGGGGATGAGTGA
- a CDS encoding ABC transporter ATP-binding protein: protein MSAQPVLSVKQVMKKIGNQTIIRSLSFAIERGTVFGLIGENGAGKTTVLGMVCGLIAPTSGTIHVEGMPVSTMRKQVLRRIGALIEEPHFYKYLTGMEHMLYGSRLYGEITSDRIAEVLSLLKLEDFIHKKVGQYSLGMKKRLAIAQCLLHKPTLLILDEPTNGLDPGAMIEFREMIRSIASKFKLSVLISSHHLREIENICHQFGLLQNGTLTLLGANKSRYGDSVVFVIEAEDPGRAVELLEQQSYIFEPQRSADGKITFVMERSHYSSLLLLLSQAGVRSIQEKSFDLEEAYLQMTRKSEGGGG, encoded by the coding sequence GTGAGTGCGCAGCCTGTTCTGAGCGTGAAGCAAGTCATGAAAAAAATAGGCAATCAGACGATTATCCGGTCGCTGTCGTTTGCCATTGAACGGGGGACCGTGTTCGGCTTGATCGGGGAGAATGGCGCGGGAAAGACAACCGTCCTCGGTATGGTGTGCGGATTAATCGCGCCAACCTCGGGAACGATCCATGTTGAAGGGATGCCGGTTAGCACGATGCGCAAGCAGGTGCTCCGGCGTATCGGAGCGCTGATTGAGGAACCGCATTTCTATAAATACTTGACCGGCATGGAGCATATGCTCTACGGCAGCCGCTTGTATGGGGAGATCACCAGTGATCGGATCGCCGAGGTCCTATCCCTTCTGAAGCTGGAGGATTTCATTCACAAGAAGGTCGGGCAATATTCCCTCGGAATGAAGAAGCGTCTGGCCATTGCCCAATGCCTGCTGCACAAGCCGACCTTGCTGATATTGGATGAACCCACGAACGGCCTTGATCCGGGGGCCATGATTGAATTTCGCGAGATGATCCGCAGCATTGCCTCCAAGTTTAAGCTATCGGTTCTGATCTCCAGCCATCATCTCAGGGAAATCGAGAATATCTGCCACCAATTCGGCCTGCTGCAGAATGGCACGTTAACGCTGCTCGGGGCTAATAAATCGCGTTATGGCGACAGCGTTGTGTTTGTCATTGAAGCTGAGGACCCGGGAAGGGCCGTCGAATTGCTTGAACAGCAGTCATACATCTTCGAGCCGCAGCGGAGTGCAGACGGCAAAATTACGTTTGTTATGGAACGCAGCCATTATTCCTCGCTTCTTCTGCTGCTTAGTCAGGCCGGGGTGCGATCAATCCAGGAAAAATCCTTTGATTTGGAGGAGGCATACTTGCAGATGACCCGTAAATCCGAAGGGGGAGGGGGATAA
- a CDS encoding ABC transporter permease produces MLALLQGEWLKIRRQKVLAVVLLGLLVLTLGHGVIQAYQQPVPTSEPWQPALQSELERLEEQQQELNPGTLMYEVNRERMILYQYQLEHDMPPDNGRNVWSFVSDNHLLLAVVGLYLITMSVYVVASEYQQGTVKFLFLKPVAPLSVMISKWTLIVTLAFVAISFVFAASYLTGLVLLGTSGPTEMLVVAGDEVVVQNAAFASLRQFAWTGVEILVYCAGAFTLACVLRSVAVATAVSLFLYYSGELVARLLAARFEWAKYLLFANLDLNAYFEGRPMAEGLTLPFSLTLLLVHLALFALVVYKSVHNKDVPLS; encoded by the coding sequence ATGTTGGCGCTGCTGCAAGGCGAGTGGCTGAAGATTCGCAGGCAAAAAGTATTGGCTGTCGTTCTGCTCGGCTTGCTCGTGCTGACGCTTGGCCACGGCGTCATCCAGGCTTATCAGCAGCCTGTTCCGACAAGCGAGCCGTGGCAGCCGGCATTGCAAAGCGAGCTGGAGCGGCTGGAGGAACAGCAGCAAGAGCTGAATCCCGGGACGCTGATGTATGAGGTCAACCGGGAACGCATGATACTGTACCAGTATCAACTGGAGCATGACATGCCGCCAGACAACGGCCGGAATGTGTGGAGCTTTGTCTCCGATAACCATCTGCTGCTAGCTGTCGTCGGCTTGTACTTGATCACGATGTCCGTGTATGTGGTGGCGTCAGAATACCAGCAAGGAACGGTCAAGTTTCTATTCTTAAAGCCGGTTGCGCCACTATCGGTCATGATCAGCAAGTGGACGCTGATTGTGACGCTGGCGTTCGTTGCCATCAGCTTTGTGTTCGCCGCATCGTATCTGACGGGACTGGTGCTGCTCGGTACGTCCGGACCTACGGAAATGCTTGTTGTGGCAGGCGATGAAGTCGTAGTTCAGAACGCGGCCTTCGCCTCGCTCCGTCAGTTTGCATGGACAGGCGTGGAGATTTTGGTCTATTGTGCAGGCGCTTTTACTTTGGCCTGCGTCCTGCGCAGCGTCGCTGTCGCCACGGCTGTATCGCTGTTTCTGTATTACTCGGGGGAACTGGTTGCCCGCTTGCTGGCTGCCCGATTCGAATGGGCGAAGTACCTCTTGTTCGCAAACTTGGATTTGAATGCGTATTTTGAGGGCAGGCCTATGGCGGAAGGGCTGACCTTGCCGTTCTCGCTGACGCTTCTGCTTGTCCACTTGGCATTATTTGCGCTGGTGGTCTACAAATCCGTGCACAACAAAGACGTGCCGTTGTCCTGA
- a CDS encoding DEAD/DEAH box helicase, with the protein MRLRLTRKSIKQWCGTYAYQTGERLSRTNKVRFVQFDKHTDTYIAEVSSSDLHEVSLAFPSNDKPEAHCSCPSLASVPTFCQHIAAALIQLYTMQPSGHEAVSSPQIESKPADMPAELPIAERILELLDDKPARPLHNQTLAETRTPLEAAFILKLLSVNPDTAIFGIELKIGPRALYMVKQLSSFLEHLVREESYVFSSRFSYEPELHTFSQENEAVLQALIDIANTHTVYRGSSRLYSTLASDTKGNRILPIPPQAWKGLLPLLAQAPRVVLMDGDQKYDGISVTAEPLPLRFAFREAQSDNFALCIYGLEPLTVMEPYEMAFLEGKLFPLTAKQSKQLPELKKILAESGQSRIVMQRDQIIPFIEKATPSLKKLGSVTIAPAIANRIASSKLQAKLYLDRVKDRLLAAVEFQYDGVIFNPLEDKQRQPDSPLVVLRDLEQEQRILDLIEQCPFMKTESGYVMSEEEAEFDFLYNVVPQLEKLLKVYATTAVKVRVLKKSAVPKADVHVSPAERINWLEFRIHMGWIPETEIRSLVKSVVEKRRYYRLPNGSLLPLDSEELQNLVTFLNETGIPYSEMTESKIEIPLARGIHLLEHTFDGVKIERSIRQLLDNLRHPDNLAFPIPAPLAEVLRDYQKLGYQWMKTLAHYGFGGILADDMGLGKTLQSIAYLASILPDIRKLGTPALVICPGSLLYNWRNEIQKFAPDIRVLIADGNRFERINKMHGVAGVDVVVTSYPLLLRDAKDYAKQRFHSLILDEAQVFKNPSTRTAHAVKAIQADYRFALTGTSIENRLEELWSIFDVVFPALFQDLKTFSNLTLQEIAKRTRPFLLRRWKRDVLEDLPDKLESTKPVELFPEQKKLYAAYLAKLQQDTLKHLSVDGYQKSRIKILAGLTRLRQICCHPALFVQGYTGGSAKLEQLKEIVEEALANRKRLLIFSQFTDMLKLIGKELSVHGHPYFYLDGTTPSRERVELCNRFNDGEMDLFLISLKAGGTGLNLTGADTVVLYDLWWNPAIEQQAADRAHRIGQKNVVQIIRLITQGTMEEKMVELQSRKKHLIDEVLSPNQATASMLTEQDIREILMI; encoded by the coding sequence ATGCGCTTAAGATTAACTCGAAAATCGATCAAGCAATGGTGCGGCACCTATGCTTACCAAACAGGCGAACGGCTGTCCCGCACCAATAAAGTTCGCTTCGTCCAATTTGACAAGCATACCGATACATATATAGCGGAAGTGTCTAGTTCCGACCTGCATGAAGTGTCTCTTGCGTTTCCTTCCAATGACAAGCCGGAAGCGCATTGCAGCTGTCCCTCACTGGCTTCCGTGCCTACATTTTGCCAGCATATTGCCGCTGCGCTCATCCAGCTCTACACGATGCAGCCATCTGGCCACGAGGCCGTTTCTTCCCCCCAGATCGAATCGAAGCCTGCGGACATGCCTGCGGAACTTCCTATCGCCGAACGAATTCTCGAACTGCTTGACGACAAGCCTGCTCGCCCCCTTCATAACCAAACATTGGCGGAAACGAGAACGCCGCTCGAAGCTGCGTTTATCCTGAAGCTCCTGTCGGTTAACCCCGACACTGCTATATTCGGGATCGAGCTTAAGATCGGACCCAGAGCGTTGTACATGGTCAAGCAGCTCTCCTCCTTCCTAGAGCATCTGGTGCGGGAGGAGAGCTATGTGTTCTCATCGCGATTCAGTTACGAACCGGAGCTGCACACCTTCTCGCAGGAAAACGAAGCCGTCTTGCAAGCTCTTATCGATATAGCGAATACCCATACGGTATACCGGGGGTCAAGCCGTCTCTATTCGACCCTTGCCTCAGACACGAAGGGGAACCGCATACTGCCGATCCCTCCTCAAGCCTGGAAGGGCTTGCTTCCCCTGTTGGCGCAAGCCCCAAGGGTTGTTCTGATGGATGGCGACCAGAAGTATGACGGAATCTCTGTAACGGCAGAGCCTCTGCCTCTTCGCTTCGCCTTTCGGGAAGCGCAATCCGATAACTTTGCACTTTGTATCTATGGATTAGAGCCCCTGACTGTCATGGAGCCTTATGAAATGGCCTTCCTGGAGGGAAAGCTGTTCCCGCTTACCGCCAAGCAAAGCAAACAGCTTCCAGAGTTGAAGAAGATCCTGGCCGAATCTGGTCAGAGCCGGATTGTAATGCAGCGCGATCAAATCATACCGTTTATCGAAAAAGCTACTCCCAGCCTTAAGAAGCTGGGCAGTGTCACAATCGCTCCCGCCATTGCCAATCGCATTGCATCATCCAAGCTGCAAGCGAAGCTTTACTTGGATCGTGTCAAGGATCGTCTGCTCGCCGCGGTTGAATTCCAGTATGATGGAGTCATCTTTAACCCGCTGGAGGACAAGCAAAGGCAGCCAGACTCTCCTCTTGTCGTCCTGCGGGATCTTGAGCAGGAGCAACGCATACTTGATTTGATCGAGCAATGCCCGTTTATGAAGACAGAAAGCGGCTACGTCATGAGCGAGGAGGAAGCGGAGTTCGACTTCCTTTACAACGTGGTTCCCCAGCTGGAAAAACTGCTTAAGGTCTATGCGACAACTGCCGTGAAGGTACGCGTACTCAAGAAGAGTGCGGTCCCCAAAGCCGATGTCCATGTATCCCCAGCCGAGCGAATCAACTGGCTGGAATTCCGCATCCATATGGGATGGATACCGGAAACGGAAATTCGCAGCCTGGTGAAGTCGGTAGTGGAGAAGCGGAGATATTACCGGCTGCCGAACGGCTCCCTCTTGCCGCTTGACAGCGAGGAGCTTCAGAACCTGGTTACATTCCTGAACGAAACCGGAATTCCTTATTCGGAGATGACGGAATCGAAGATCGAGATCCCTCTAGCGCGCGGCATCCATCTGTTGGAGCACACATTCGACGGCGTGAAGATCGAAAGATCGATCCGCCAGCTCTTGGACAACCTGCGCCATCCGGATAATCTCGCGTTTCCCATTCCCGCTCCGCTGGCGGAGGTGCTGCGGGATTATCAGAAGCTCGGCTACCAGTGGATGAAGACGTTGGCGCATTACGGGTTCGGCGGCATCCTGGCGGATGATATGGGCCTTGGGAAGACATTGCAGAGCATCGCCTATCTCGCCTCCATCTTGCCGGACATCCGCAAGCTGGGCACCCCGGCCCTTGTCATTTGCCCCGGTTCGCTTCTTTACAACTGGCGGAACGAAATTCAGAAATTTGCCCCCGACATACGGGTGCTGATCGCAGACGGCAACCGGTTCGAGCGGATCAACAAAATGCACGGGGTCGCGGGGGTGGACGTTGTCGTCACATCCTATCCGCTCCTGCTCCGGGATGCAAAGGATTATGCCAAGCAACGGTTCCACTCCCTCATCTTGGATGAGGCGCAGGTGTTCAAGAACCCTTCGACGCGGACCGCACATGCAGTCAAAGCCATTCAAGCCGATTACCGCTTCGCCCTAACGGGGACCTCGATAGAGAATCGCCTGGAAGAACTGTGGTCGATCTTCGACGTCGTCTTCCCGGCATTGTTCCAGGACCTGAAGACGTTCAGCAACTTGACACTTCAAGAGATAGCCAAGAGGACTCGGCCCTTCCTCCTGCGCAGGTGGAAGCGCGATGTACTGGAAGACCTGCCGGATAAGCTGGAATCGACAAAGCCTGTCGAGCTGTTCCCCGAACAGAAGAAGCTGTATGCCGCTTATCTGGCCAAGCTGCAGCAGGATACCTTGAAGCATCTGAGCGTGGACGGATATCAGAAGAGCCGGATCAAGATCCTGGCCGGGCTCACACGGCTCCGGCAAATTTGCTGCCACCCTGCTCTATTTGTGCAAGGGTACACAGGCGGCTCTGCGAAGCTGGAGCAATTGAAGGAGATAGTGGAGGAAGCTCTGGCCAATCGCAAGCGCCTGTTGATCTTCTCGCAATTCACAGACATGCTCAAGCTGATTGGCAAGGAACTCAGCGTGCACGGACACCCGTACTTTTACCTGGACGGAACGACGCCCTCCCGGGAGCGCGTCGAGCTCTGCAACCGATTTAATGATGGCGAAATGGATCTTTTCCTCATCTCCTTGAAGGCTGGAGGAACCGGCCTGAATCTGACAGGCGCGGACACCGTTGTCCTCTATGATTTGTGGTGGAATCCTGCCATCGAACAGCAAGCTGCCGACCGGGCCCATCGCATCGGCCAGAAGAACGTCGTCCAGATCATCCGGCTGATTACGCAAGGCACGATGGAAGAGAAGATGGTCGAGCTGCAGAGTCGGAAGAAGCATTTGATCGACGAAGTGCTTAGCCCCAACCAGGCAACAGCATCCATGCTAACGGAGCAGGATATTCGCGAGATTCTGATGATCTGA
- a CDS encoding DUF1062 domain-containing protein → MFCVPLRNWRSNIVSYTIQCQIVAQEPPKVEHHCQACKKSAEFYCSEKFRVNAQQKHIDVWLIYKCVYCDSTWNLPVISRVRIGGIDKNLYQKFMNNDRETAWTYAFQIERLRKLCNSVNTNIKYTTVSKPIKLESGDVTIHLVSPYKFDLRLDKLLVQVLGISRSKLYQMVEGGRIRTKPQVSIKHKIKHDVEITIKGEASNITF, encoded by the coding sequence ATGTTCTGCGTTCCTCTGAGAAATTGGAGGAGCAATATAGTGAGTTATACCATACAATGTCAAATTGTCGCTCAAGAACCGCCGAAGGTCGAACACCATTGTCAAGCCTGCAAAAAAAGCGCGGAGTTTTATTGTAGTGAGAAGTTTAGAGTCAATGCACAGCAGAAACATATTGACGTCTGGCTCATCTATAAATGTGTATATTGTGATAGCACGTGGAATTTACCTGTTATATCGAGAGTTCGTATCGGCGGAATCGACAAGAATCTGTATCAAAAATTCATGAACAACGACCGCGAGACTGCCTGGACATATGCATTTCAGATAGAAAGACTAAGGAAGCTGTGCAATAGCGTCAATACGAATATCAAGTACACGACGGTAAGTAAGCCGATCAAATTGGAAAGTGGAGACGTGACGATTCATCTGGTTTCCCCATACAAGTTTGATCTCCGATTAGACAAGTTGTTGGTGCAGGTTCTAGGGATATCTAGATCAAAACTGTATCAGATGGTTGAAGGAGGCAGAATTCGGACAAAGCCGCAAGTGAGCATAAAACATAAAATCAAGCATGATGTAGAGATTACAATTAAAGGCGAGGCAAGCAATATCACATTTTAG
- a CDS encoding TetR/AcrR family transcriptional regulator, with the protein MTANLSDKRLRKGEQTRAHILRSAIELIAGQGLKSLSTAKLASASGVSKSTIFHHFPSSDDVLVSALHLIVDEMKRAMLSGSYQHVEHFMQALGESLFDTPESSMTLFRAFLSYSHESLFNPAYHALLASFADELEQAFYDQLSRLVPDSVKPEAVRAASSLLLPLMDGMGLHYLLTGDDSKYKQMWSAQTAFLVQMLQPS; encoded by the coding sequence ATGACTGCCAACCTATCTGACAAGCGCTTGCGGAAGGGCGAGCAAACCCGCGCACATATCCTTCGTTCAGCCATCGAATTGATCGCCGGGCAAGGCTTGAAGTCGCTTTCCACTGCCAAGCTGGCATCCGCCAGCGGCGTAAGCAAGAGTACGATCTTTCACCATTTCCCTTCCAGCGATGATGTACTGGTCAGCGCGCTGCACCTTATTGTGGATGAGATGAAGCGTGCCATGCTGAGCGGTTCCTATCAGCATGTGGAGCATTTCATGCAGGCGCTCGGCGAATCTCTGTTTGACACGCCGGAGTCATCTATGACTTTGTTCCGGGCATTCCTCTCTTATTCGCATGAGAGCCTGTTCAATCCTGCGTATCATGCGCTGCTCGCTTCATTCGCTGACGAGCTGGAGCAGGCATTCTACGATCAACTGTCCAGACTCGTACCGGATTCTGTAAAACCCGAAGCCGTTCGTGCCGCCTCTTCACTCCTGCTGCCGCTCATGGACGGAATGGGCCTCCACTATCTCCTAACCGGGGACGACAGCAAGTATAAGCAAATGTGGTCCGCCCAAACAGCCTTTCTCGTCCAAATGCTTCAACCCTCGTAA